TTTCTGATGCGCGGTATGATGTAGGTATAGCTGAATCTGGTATGTGCCCAGATGCGCAATTAACGGAAGGGGTAATACACATGAGCTTTGAGAATCCTAGCAGGGATCAAATTGGAGACATTCTGGCTGCTGCAGGCAATATTGCCGTAGTGGGCCTGTCCGACAAAACAGACCGCACCTCTTATATGGTAGCCGGAGCTATGCAGAGCCGGGGCTACCGGATTATTCCGGTGAATCCGTCGGTAGACGGGGAGATCCTGGGCGAGAAATGCTACCATACCCTCGCGGAAATTCCTGAGCCGGTGGATATTGTGAATGTATTCCGCCGCAGCGAATATTGTGCAGCTGTAGCGCAGGAGGCCGCTGATATCGGCGCGCGTGTTCTCTGGCTGCAGCAGGGTATTATTAGTCAGGAGGCTGCGGATATCGCCGCTGCCCATGACATGATCGCGATCATGGACCGCTGCATCAAGGTGGAGGAAGCCATTACGATGAAGGGCCGTAGCCGGGGGTAATTGCTTCGAGGACAGCCGGAGGCGGAGTTCCGATTCCGGGTGTGATGCACGTGCTCCGGGCTATCATGCGGACCCCGCTGTCTCAACTGGAGGAGTTCCGTATTCGCAGAATAATAAGTTTTATTGAGTGTGATTTGCTATACTTTACTTAGACGAAGAACGTCCTTTATCCCATTTTCAGATGGGTAGGACGTTCTTTTTTTATTTTGCGGGAGCGGGAGGAGATTTCTCTGGAATTTGAACAGGCACATGGCAACTTTCTGGAGATGCATACTAATGATAGGGGCGGTGAGCGGCGGGGAAGGCTGCTGCGCGGACATAACTATGCGGAGAAGCTGTTTGTGCAAAATGTATGGTGGCCGTTGTTCGAGTCACTGGAGCATTTGCACCCGGAGTATGAAGTGTATGACTGGAACCGGAAGTCACAATTTTTGGACTTTGCTTTTTTACCGCTGAATGGTGCGCGCTTCGGTATCGAATGTGACGGTTATCAGAGCCATATCAAGGACATGGACCGGGAGAAATTCAGCTATGCGCTTAACCGGGATACCTTCTTGACTGGAATGGGCTGGAGACTGCTGCATTTCTCCTTCGACGATATCCAGCAGCGTCCCGAAGTATGCCGGATGCTGCTGCAACTGGCGCTCGCGCCTTATCTGGCCCGGAACAGGGCAGGCGGGGAGCACCTGTTGTCAAAAGAGAAAGAAGTCCTGCGTCTGGCGTGGCAGCTTGGCAGGCCACTTCGGCCTAAGGATGTCACGGACATTTTTCAGATGAACTATAGAACTGCCCGCAAGCTGTTAAGCTCATTGAGCGCTAAAGGGATGTTACAACCTGTTACTGGTGGAAGAGGGATAAGATCCTATGAACTCCGGCCCATGCATCAGGATCAAACCTGGTGAGTATACTCTGCTGCCCGCTCCTTAATGGCTGGAAAGTATAATTGATCGTATTAAAGGAGTACTTGTGCGTTCTATGACACCTGTGGTCTATAGGGTTGTATGGGCAAGCGGGATATTACTGCGAATGTAAGGACATGATGATTGCACTTTGTGCAATAGATTCCGCTGGAGAACCACTTTTATAAGGTTCTGTTGCACTTTGTGCAGTAGAAATTTGTATTTAGGTTGATATTGGCCGGATTCTGAGAATTCTAATGTACGAAGTGCAATAGATCGTTAATTTGAGTAGGATTACAGGTGATCTGATGTACAAAATACAATTGCGGCGTATTGCAGCGTAGTTCTCAGGTTACTTGCCCCGACCTTTCGCAACGGAGAGTGGACCGCACGAATCACACGGATTCTTTTGACAAAAACTGCTGTAACGCTTACCATTCAATATAGAAAGAAAGGAGAGGGTCGCCTTGAATTGGCTCGGATCTTTGCAGCAGTTGGGCAGAGCCATTATGCTTCCTACCATGGTGCTTCCGGCGGCAGCTATCCTGCTGAGTCTGGGCAGCTTACCGTGGTCTGCATGGGGACTTTCTTCGGTATCCGAAGTGACGACGTACGCGGGGCAAGGAATATTCTATTTCATGCCTTATTTGTTTGCTGTCGGTGTGGCGTGGGGGTTGTCCAATCAGGCCGGACCGGCCGGACTGGCTGCACTCGCAGGGATGTTCACTTATGACCGGATTGTGTCCAACATGGGAGACGGGGCTGTACAGCCTGCAACATTAATTGGTATTATCCTTGGAATCGTAGCCGGTGTGGCGCATAACCGGTTTAAGAATATCAAGCTGCCGGAGGCGATCCAGTTTTTTGGAGGGTCGCGTTTTGTTTTGCTGTTCATGGGCTTATTCTCGGCGCTGTTCGCCTGGGTCATGCTCGGAGTATCCCCGCTCCTGCAAGAGCTGCTGAATCAGCTGTTCAGGGTAGTGCAGATGACCGGCGGCTATGGAGTGTTTGTCTACGGGGTGCTATACAGGGTGCTGACGGCCTTTGGCCTGCACCATATTCTGAATAATGTGTTTTGGTTCCAATTGGGCTCCTTTACGACGCCTGACGGCAGTGCAGTCGTACAGGGGGATTTGCCGCGCTTTTTTGCCGGAGATCCTACAGCGGGTGTGTTCATGGCCGGACTGTTCCCGATTATGATGTTCGCGCTGCCCGCCATTGCCTTTGCGATCATCCAGGAAGCGCGCGAAGACCTTAAGCCTAAGATTAAGAAGACTTTTTTGCGTGCAGCCCTGGTGTGCTTTCTGACTGGCGTATCGGAGCAGATTGAGTTTGCCTTCCTGTTCGCTTCGCCATATTTATTCGCACTGCATGTGGTTATGTCAGGTCTTGCTATGGTGCTGACGTACTCGCTCGGGATTCATCATGGCTTCTCCTATTCGGCAGGGACCATTGATTTCTTCCTTAACATGCATCTGTCCCAGCGGGCCTGGCTGCTGATTCCGATCGGGATCGGCTATGGCATTGTCTATTATAACGTGTTCCGCTGGGCGATCCGCCGGTTCCAGATTCCTACGCCGGGCCGTGAAGAAGGCTCTGAGCTTGGGGACTGGGCGGGGAATATTCCGTATCAGGCTCCGCTGATTCTGGAGGCACTGGGCGGCAAGGAAAATATCGTGCAGGTCCAGGCCTGCATCACCCGGCTGAGATTAACGGTGCATAATGACCGCTTCATAGATACAGGGGCGCTTAAGGGGCTGGGCTCCGCAGGCATTATCAAGCTGGGCGGGGGCAACGTGCAGGTTGTCTTCGGTACCTATTCAGAGCTGATCCGCGAGGAGATTGATAAGCTGATGCTGCGCGATCTGCCGCAGGTGCTGTTCAGCTCGCCGATCCAGGGACGGATGATGCCGATTGAAGAGGTGCCGGACCATATTTTTGCCGCGAAGCTGGTGGGAGATGGAGTGGCCTTTGTCCCGGACAAAGGAGAGCTGGTCTCGCCCGTATTCGGCAAGGTGATGCACGTATACCCTACGATGCACGCAGTGGGCATTGCTACGCCCGAAGGCCTGGAGGTGCTGATGCATATCGGGATCGATACTTCGCAGCTTAAAGGGCCGTTCGAGGCGCTTGTACAGGAAGGTGACAGTGTGGAGCCGGGGCAGCTGCTGGTCCGGTTTGATCTGGCCTACTTGAAGGAGCATGCCGCTTCGCTGGCGACACCGATGGTGATTACCAATCCTGACCGGGTCAAATCCTGGAGCTATGCTCCATTCAAAAACGTGAAAAAGGGGCAGTCTTCCGTCATGTCCGTGGTATTACATGAAAGCAATGTTGGAGGGATCGAAGCATGATACAAGGCATAGGCGCTGCAGCAGGTGTTGCCATCGGGAAGGCCTTTGTTTTGCCGAACTGGGAATGGAGTCTGCCGGACACTCAGGTGAACCCGGTGGATCTGGCCAAGGAGTTTGAACGTCTGTACGAAGGAATTCGTACCTCCAAGGACGAAATCGAGTTTATCAAAAAAGAATTCCGGGAGGTTGTCGGACCGGAGGAATCGAGTATTTTCGATGCTCATCTGGCGATCCTGGATGATCCGGTGTTCATGAGCGAAATCCGCGGCATTATCGAACGCCAATATAAAGCGGCCGAGGTGGCCGTGAAGGAAGCGATAGACCACTTTGTAGCGATGTTCGATCTGCTGGACGATGAATATATGAAGGAACGGGCCGTGGACATCAAGGATGTCGGCAACCGTCTGCTGAAGCATCTCCTGGGTGCGCCGGAGGTAACCCTGCCGTCTGACACCCAGCCCTATATCCTTGTGGCTAAGGAACTGTCCCCCTCACAGCTGGCCCATTTGAATCCGGCTTATGTGCTGGGCATCGTTACGATGATGGGCGGCAAAACCTCGCATTCCTCCATTATGGCCCGTGCGCTCGGCATTCCGCTGGTGGCAGGCCTGGAGAACAAGATCCTGACCCCGATCCAGACCGGGGACATGCTGGTGCTGGACGGAGAGACCGGAGCGGTGATGCTCCATCCCGATGAATCTACATTAAGAGACTTCACCTCCAGGCGCGCGAAGCAGCAGAGGAAGCGGGAGCAGCTTGAACTGCTTGCTACAGTCGAGGCAGTTACCAAGGACGGTGTATCGCTGCGGCTGGCCGGTAATATCAGTTCGGTGAAGGAGCTGAACATGGCGCTGAAATATGGGGCCGAGGGAGTGGGGCTGTTCCGCACGGAGTTCCTCTATATGGACCGCAGCTCCTTCCCGACAGAAGATGAGCAATTCGAGGTGTACAAGCTGGTCGCGGAAAAAGTCGGCAAGGAGACCGTTGTCATCCGTACGCTTGATATCGGGGGGGACAAGCACCTGGATTACTTCCAGCTGCCGGAGGAGCAGAATCCGTTCCTCGGCTACCGGGCAATCCGGATCAGTCTGGACCGCAAGGATATGTTCAAAACACAGATAGCGGCGATTCTGCGGGCCAGCCATTACGGTAATGTCCGAATGATGTTCCCGATGATCTCCTCTGTCGAAGAGGTACAGGCTGCCAAAGCGGTGCTGAACGAAGTCAAGAGTGAGCTGGACAGCCGGGGTGTACCGTATAACCGCGAGATGAAGGTAGGCATAATGATCGAGGTTCCGGCCGCAGTGATGATTGCCGACCTGCTGGCGGAGGAAGTGGATTTCTTCAGTATCGGCACGAACGATTTGGTACAATATGTACTGGCTGTGGACCGGATGAATGAGCAGATTGCCCATATGTATCATCCGTACCATCCGGGAGTGCTGCGCATGATCCGCATGACGGTGGATGCAGCGCACAGCGTGGGTATCGATGTCAGTGTATGCGGCGAGATGGCCGCAGACGAGCGCTCGTTACCGCTCTGGCTGGAGCTGGGGATTAGTGTGCTGAGCATGTCGCCGCAAGCTTTGCTGAAGGTGAAGCACCGCACGCTGAACACACTGGCTTCCGAAGCCAGAGAGATTGCGAAGCTTTGCTTCCGCAACCGCACCAGCTCGGAGACAGAGGAGCAGCTCAGTGCTTATGTTGGGCGCAGCGGATTCCCGCTCGGCGCTACTGGAGATTCCAAAGAGAAGACGTCATAGCCTTCTAGCGGCTTAGCGATATCAGCGGAACAATGACAAGTTGAACAAGAATATAGATATTAAGTCCGGGGTGAAGGTCAAGGGGGCCATACACACCGGGCTTTTTGCTTTGAAATTACGGGGGAACAGGTTAGCTGTCAAAAAAGTAAAACCGTTTGGGCTGCGAGACAGTCAGTATATACAGAAGTCAAAAAAAGAAAGGGGAGACTAAGCCTGGATGGAACATACGTGGGAAGGCGAGCAGGTACGCCACTTGAATGAACAGGAGCAACTGTTTATCGGCCGGGTACTGGAGCAAAAGAAAATACTCTACAGTATTGCGTACAGCTACTTGCGCAGTGAGGCAGAGTCACTTGAAATGGTTCAGGAAACTACATACCGGGCTTGGGTCAAGCGCAGGAGCCTGAAGGACGATGCCCGGTTCGCACCCTGGCTGACCCGGATTCTGATCAACTGCTGCAAGGACGAACTGAAGCGGAGGAAACGGCTGACTGCTCCCGTGCCGGAACAGGCAAGCGCTGGACTGCAGGAGATGACCAGTGACCGTAAGCTGGATATGGAGCAGGCCCTGGAAGCAGTGAAGCCCAAATACCGTCAGGTGCTTGTGCTGAAGTATTACCGGGATATGACGCTGACAGAAATTTCCGAGGTGCTGGGGAAGCCGGAAGGAACGGTCAAGACCTGGCTGAACAAGGGACTTAAGCAGTTACGTGACAAAATGAGAATCAAAGGGGGACTATAGTATGGTCAAGACCGAAGAAGAGCTGCTGAAGGAGTATTACCACAGTCTGTCGGCAGAAGCGGATGAGGTTGCAGAGATGAAACTGAACACGGCGGTGCGCAGCGGCATTACGCGTTCCCGCAGAACCTCTATGTCACTTAGGAGCCGCTATGCTCTGGCTACAGCGGCGGCAGTACTTGGGATTGTGCTGTTGTTCTCCTTTCCCCGGATAGGTGAGGTGTTGAAGACACAGGGGGCTGCTCCGGATCAGGCAGCAATACTTCCAAGCAATGGGCCGTTTGAAAAGTATATTCCATCAGTAAGACACTCCACAGTATCTTCGGCAATCGAGGCTGGCCTTGTACAGCGCATTACGGGTGTTACTGCAGAGCAGAACGGATTTGTCCTAACCGTAGATGGAATTGCTGCAGATCAGAAGGGGATTATCATTTTGTATTCATTGCAGAACAAGACAAATGAGAATGCCCAAGTTGAACTTATGCAGCTTACATCAGCAGCTTTAAACCCTTTGAATACTTCCAGGGGACCGGGTATTTCAATTTCCGCAAATCGTATAACCTACGGTTATGAAGTAAGGCAGTGGGAGAGTGGCACAGGCGCTCTTCCGGATCAAATTACGTTTGAGCTGGAGCTTGGTGAGTACAAACAGTTCGCCTCTGCTTCAGCAGACGGCCTTCAGGCTAAATTGTCTGCAACCCTTCCGCTGGACCGGGAGCAGATGGCCAAGGCTGGAGAAACCATACGTGTAGATAAAACACTGGAAATAGAGGGTCAGAAAATTGGAATTAATGAGATCTATCTGGCCGCATCCGGCATTTATCTGGACTATACCTGCGACCCGCTGAACTCCAAACAGATCTTCTCCATGTACAAACCGGGTTTCTTAGCGGGCGGCAGCGAAGATTACACGTATCTGGAATTACGCGCCGCCAGCTTTACAGACAATAAGGGCAGATTGATATTTGCGAACGACAGCAGCTTGACACAATCGCTCCAGCTGCAAATCAATGGAATTCTGGCGCTGGATAAGAAGGCAACCCAATTAATTATTGATACGGACAAGCAACAAATTATCAAGGCTCCGGATCAAAATTTGCAAATGTCCGTTCATAACACGGAGAGGGGCTCCACGATGGTACTGGAATATTATTCTCAGGCACAGACTAACAGTATCTACAATGACTTAATGCTGGGGCAAAAATTCACCGATGGAGCAGGTACAGTCCATTCAGCAGACAAGTTTGATATTGATATTCCGCGGCGTACTGAGCCGGAGAATGCGAAGTCAATCCCTCACATGTACTACAAGGGTCTGGGCAGCAATAAATATCCGCAGCCGCTGACGTTCACCATTGAGGCGTATCCTGCCCTGATCAAAGAGAAGCTGTCTCTCCCTATCCGCTAATCCTCCTTTAAAAGCGGCAACAAGCCCTGAACCCTGTCAGACGACAGGGCAGGGCTTTGTTTATATCAGATATCATGCTGCCTGTTATTCCCCGGCCAGTGCATCACAGAACGCTTTGCCGTAAGGCGGCAGGTCCGGCGGTCGGCGGGCGGAGATGATGTGGCCGTCCTGGACGACCGGCTCGTCCTTCCAGATGGCTCCGGCGTTCTCCATATCGTCACGGATGCCCGGTGTGGAGGTGACTGTTACGCCTTCAAGAATTTTGGCGGAGATTAAGACCCAGCCTGCATGGCAGATCTGGCCAATCGGCTTCTTCGCGGTGTTGAAATCCTGCACCAGCTTCAGCACTGCGCTGTACCGGCGGATTTTGTCGGGTGCCCAGCCTCCGGGAACGAGGATGCCGTCATAATCGGCAGCCTTCAGCTCGTCCCAGCTGTATTCAGCAGTGGCAGGTACGCCATATTTGCCGACATACGTCTTCCCCTTCTCAAGGCCTGCTAGATGAACCTCGGCCCCTTCCTCGCGCACGCGGTATACGGGATACCACAGCTCAAGGTCTTCAAATTCATCGTCCACCAGCGCAATGACTTTTTTACCTGACAGTCTCATTCTGTACAACTCCCTTCGGCTTAACTTCCTGATATCTATGTCATTCTATCAAAACAGACACTTGAAGTCACTTTTCGATATGGAAATTTCTAAGAATATTGCCAATTAAAACATGATATGCAAACTAGCAGGGATTCAGGGGGATGAAGTCGAATACTAGAGAGGGAAAAGGCAAAACTATGCGTTTTTAAAAGATCATTCTGAGGTGTGGGAGATGTATAAGGAACAATTAATGAAGAAGTCTTGTGGCTGCGGCGGGATCATGACCATACATATGCATACGCTGATTTATAGTGCGAAGATCAAAATTACTCATGTCCCTGTATATACCTGCGGGCAATGCGCCCGTTATGAGCCCCTGCCGGTTATTAAGCGTGACCTGGGTCTGCTGATCCGGGAGCTTGGAGAACGCCCTGCGGGCAAGCTGCATCTGTCCTTTGCGGACCGTAATGAGTGGGCCAGTGTGCTGAAGGATACCTTTGCATCGGGCTTGTTTGCCGGCGGCTTGCCGGAATTGGAGGAGGCTATCCGCAAGGCAATGCAGAGCCGGATTGATCTGCTGCTGGATGTATACCGCACGGCGGCGGATCTGTCCGACAAGAAGTGGATGGAAGAGATCGGCCTGCGGCTCTCCCAGTTGACGGCTCATTCGGCAGAAAGTGCCAAATAAAGAGCATTTTTTGACATT
This genomic interval from Paenibacillus sp. FSL H8-0332 contains the following:
- a CDS encoding CoA-binding protein, whose amino-acid sequence is MSFENPSRDQIGDILAAAGNIAVVGLSDKTDRTSYMVAGAMQSRGYRIIPVNPSVDGEILGEKCYHTLAEIPEPVDIVNVFRRSEYCAAVAQEAADIGARVLWLQQGIISQEAADIAAAHDMIAIMDRCIKVEEAITMKGRSRG
- a CDS encoding glucose PTS transporter subunit IIA yields the protein MNWLGSLQQLGRAIMLPTMVLPAAAILLSLGSLPWSAWGLSSVSEVTTYAGQGIFYFMPYLFAVGVAWGLSNQAGPAGLAALAGMFTYDRIVSNMGDGAVQPATLIGIILGIVAGVAHNRFKNIKLPEAIQFFGGSRFVLLFMGLFSALFAWVMLGVSPLLQELLNQLFRVVQMTGGYGVFVYGVLYRVLTAFGLHHILNNVFWFQLGSFTTPDGSAVVQGDLPRFFAGDPTAGVFMAGLFPIMMFALPAIAFAIIQEAREDLKPKIKKTFLRAALVCFLTGVSEQIEFAFLFASPYLFALHVVMSGLAMVLTYSLGIHHGFSYSAGTIDFFLNMHLSQRAWLLIPIGIGYGIVYYNVFRWAIRRFQIPTPGREEGSELGDWAGNIPYQAPLILEALGGKENIVQVQACITRLRLTVHNDRFIDTGALKGLGSAGIIKLGGGNVQVVFGTYSELIREEIDKLMLRDLPQVLFSSPIQGRMMPIEEVPDHIFAAKLVGDGVAFVPDKGELVSPVFGKVMHVYPTMHAVGIATPEGLEVLMHIGIDTSQLKGPFEALVQEGDSVEPGQLLVRFDLAYLKEHAASLATPMVITNPDRVKSWSYAPFKNVKKGQSSVMSVVLHESNVGGIEA
- the ptsP gene encoding phosphoenolpyruvate--protein phosphotransferase, with product MIQGIGAAAGVAIGKAFVLPNWEWSLPDTQVNPVDLAKEFERLYEGIRTSKDEIEFIKKEFREVVGPEESSIFDAHLAILDDPVFMSEIRGIIERQYKAAEVAVKEAIDHFVAMFDLLDDEYMKERAVDIKDVGNRLLKHLLGAPEVTLPSDTQPYILVAKELSPSQLAHLNPAYVLGIVTMMGGKTSHSSIMARALGIPLVAGLENKILTPIQTGDMLVLDGETGAVMLHPDESTLRDFTSRRAKQQRKREQLELLATVEAVTKDGVSLRLAGNISSVKELNMALKYGAEGVGLFRTEFLYMDRSSFPTEDEQFEVYKLVAEKVGKETVVIRTLDIGGDKHLDYFQLPEEQNPFLGYRAIRISLDRKDMFKTQIAAILRASHYGNVRMMFPMISSVEEVQAAKAVLNEVKSELDSRGVPYNREMKVGIMIEVPAAVMIADLLAEEVDFFSIGTNDLVQYVLAVDRMNEQIAHMYHPYHPGVLRMIRMTVDAAHSVGIDVSVCGEMAADERSLPLWLELGISVLSMSPQALLKVKHRTLNTLASEAREIAKLCFRNRTSSETEEQLSAYVGRSGFPLGATGDSKEKTS
- a CDS encoding sigma-70 family RNA polymerase sigma factor, giving the protein MEHTWEGEQVRHLNEQEQLFIGRVLEQKKILYSIAYSYLRSEAESLEMVQETTYRAWVKRRSLKDDARFAPWLTRILINCCKDELKRRKRLTAPVPEQASAGLQEMTSDRKLDMEQALEAVKPKYRQVLVLKYYRDMTLTEISEVLGKPEGTVKTWLNKGLKQLRDKMRIKGGL
- a CDS encoding DUF4179 domain-containing protein — encoded protein: MVKTEEELLKEYYHSLSAEADEVAEMKLNTAVRSGITRSRRTSMSLRSRYALATAAAVLGIVLLFSFPRIGEVLKTQGAAPDQAAILPSNGPFEKYIPSVRHSTVSSAIEAGLVQRITGVTAEQNGFVLTVDGIAADQKGIIILYSLQNKTNENAQVELMQLTSAALNPLNTSRGPGISISANRITYGYEVRQWESGTGALPDQITFELELGEYKQFASASADGLQAKLSATLPLDREQMAKAGETIRVDKTLEIEGQKIGINEIYLAASGIYLDYTCDPLNSKQIFSMYKPGFLAGGSEDYTYLELRAASFTDNKGRLIFANDSSLTQSLQLQINGILALDKKATQLIIDTDKQQIIKAPDQNLQMSVHNTERGSTMVLEYYSQAQTNSIYNDLMLGQKFTDGAGTVHSADKFDIDIPRRTEPENAKSIPHMYYKGLGSNKYPQPLTFTIEAYPALIKEKLSLPIR
- a CDS encoding type 1 glutamine amidotransferase domain-containing protein, whose protein sequence is MRLSGKKVIALVDDEFEDLELWYPVYRVREEGAEVHLAGLEKGKTYVGKYGVPATAEYSWDELKAADYDGILVPGGWAPDKIRRYSAVLKLVQDFNTAKKPIGQICHAGWVLISAKILEGVTVTSTPGIRDDMENAGAIWKDEPVVQDGHIISARRPPDLPPYGKAFCDALAGE